One segment of Rhodopirellula baltica SH 1 DNA contains the following:
- a CDS encoding RNA polymerase sigma factor, whose product MLEEDAKSLFIDWLEKHKASVVQVARAYTLGSEESQDLAQEILLQAWHSLPRFRGQASPATWFYRVALHTAMNWRRNDQRRRTCQQPLLEVQAIPSETIDSAEHAEQRETLEQLYEAIHQLPKSDVALVLLYLDELSYREMASVLGISESNVGVRLNRVKKTLSQLLNVEVAEGQHNES is encoded by the coding sequence GTGCTGGAAGAAGATGCCAAGTCGCTATTCATTGATTGGCTGGAGAAGCACAAAGCTTCGGTTGTTCAGGTGGCGCGTGCCTACACGCTTGGCAGCGAAGAGAGCCAGGATCTCGCCCAGGAGATCTTGCTTCAGGCGTGGCATTCATTGCCTCGTTTTCGAGGGCAAGCCAGTCCGGCAACATGGTTTTATCGCGTTGCACTGCATACCGCAATGAATTGGCGTCGCAACGATCAACGGCGAAGGACGTGCCAACAGCCGCTGCTCGAAGTGCAAGCCATTCCATCTGAAACAATTGATTCTGCCGAGCACGCTGAACAGCGAGAGACGCTGGAGCAACTTTACGAGGCGATTCATCAGTTGCCGAAATCCGATGTTGCATTGGTGCTGCTGTACCTGGACGAATTGTCCTACCGCGAAATGGCCAGTGTTCTAGGAATATCTGAAAGCAACGTCGGAGTGCGGCTGAATCGTGTAAAGAAAACACTCTCCCAATTGCTGAACGTCGAAGTCGCGGAGGGCCAGCACAATGAGTCTTGA